A DNA window from Comamonas fluminis contains the following coding sequences:
- a CDS encoding fumarylacetoacetate hydrolase family protein — translation MKLVRYGVAGEEKPGLLDPQGVLRDASRLVPDWTGRALSTQKLQQLRKQNLDSLPVVEGAPRLGCPLAAVGKIVCVGLNYADHAAETGAATPAEPVLFMKAVTAISGPCDAVQIPPGSSKVDWEVELGIVIGERATRVSEADALAHVAGYVLANDVSERAWQMERGGTWDKGKSHDTFAPLGPWLVTADEVPDPHRIALWLEVNGQRMQSGNTSNFIFGVPTVVSYISQFMTLEPGDVILTGTPAGVGLGQKPAPIFLKPGDVMRLGADGLGEQRQVCVAV, via the coding sequence ATGAAGCTGGTTCGCTACGGAGTTGCAGGAGAAGAAAAGCCGGGTTTGCTGGACCCGCAGGGCGTGCTGCGCGATGCATCAAGACTGGTGCCCGACTGGACAGGGCGCGCATTGAGCACGCAAAAGCTGCAGCAACTGCGCAAGCAGAACCTGGACAGCCTGCCGGTGGTGGAAGGAGCCCCCCGCCTGGGTTGCCCTTTGGCGGCGGTGGGCAAGATCGTCTGTGTGGGGCTGAACTATGCCGACCACGCCGCAGAGACGGGAGCGGCTACGCCAGCCGAGCCTGTGCTGTTCATGAAGGCGGTCACTGCCATCAGCGGCCCCTGCGATGCAGTGCAGATTCCACCGGGCTCCAGCAAGGTGGATTGGGAAGTGGAGCTGGGCATCGTCATTGGCGAGCGTGCCACGCGGGTGAGCGAAGCCGATGCGCTGGCCCATGTGGCGGGCTATGTGCTGGCCAATGATGTGAGCGAGCGTGCCTGGCAGATGGAGCGCGGCGGCACCTGGGACAAGGGCAAGAGCCACGACACGTTCGCGCCCCTTGGCCCCTGGCTGGTGACGGCCGATGAAGTGCCCGATCCGCACCGCATTGCACTGTGGCTGGAAGTCAATGGCCAGCGCATGCAGAGCGGCAACACCAGCAACTTCATCTTTGGCGTGCCCACAGTGGTCAGCTATATCAGCCAGTTCATGACGCTGGAGCCGGGCGATGTGATTCTGACCGGCACGCCCGCAGGTGTTGGCCTGGGTCAGAAGCCAGCGCCCATCTTTCTCAAGCCAGGTGATGTGATGCGCCTTGGCGCCGATGGGCTGGGAGAGCAGCGCCAGGTCTGTGTAGCGGTCTGA
- a CDS encoding chromate transporter: MKPAPDLPMPQTRPRPRHLRELFWSLTFLALQGFGGVLAVVQRELVEKRQWLSNEEFMEDWAVAQIMPGPNVVNLSIMLGERYFGWRGAIVGLCGMLAFPMLVVISLTLVYSQFAGNPAVAGALRGMGAVAAGLVAGMGLKLAQSLRKHPLGKWYCAGLAIAAFVLVAVLRLPLFWALLLVGGTGCVLTYRRLAA; the protein is encoded by the coding sequence ATGAAACCCGCTCCTGACTTGCCGATGCCGCAAACCCGCCCACGCCCACGTCACCTGCGCGAGCTTTTCTGGTCGCTGACTTTTCTGGCGCTGCAGGGCTTTGGCGGTGTGCTGGCCGTGGTTCAAAGAGAGCTGGTGGAAAAACGCCAGTGGCTGAGCAATGAGGAATTCATGGAGGACTGGGCCGTCGCCCAGATCATGCCCGGCCCCAATGTGGTGAACCTGTCCATCATGCTGGGCGAGCGCTATTTCGGCTGGCGCGGCGCCATCGTGGGGCTGTGCGGCATGCTGGCTTTTCCCATGCTGGTGGTCATCAGTCTCACGCTGGTGTATTCGCAGTTTGCCGGCAACCCCGCCGTAGCAGGCGCACTGCGCGGCATGGGCGCCGTGGCGGCAGGGCTGGTCGCCGGCATGGGGCTGAAGCTGGCGCAATCGCTGCGCAAGCACCCGCTGGGCAAGTGGTATTGCGCAGGCCTTGCCATTGCAGCCTTTGTGCTGGTGGCCGTGCTGCGCCTGCCTCTGTTCTGGGCCCTGCTGCTGGTGGGCGGCACAGGCTGCGTGCTGACCTACCGGAGGCTGGCCGCATGA
- a CDS encoding chromate transporter, protein MNTLLIDLQALDWLHLFAYFLSLSLMAVGGAIATAPDMHRFLVDGQHWLTDAQFTSSIAIAQAAPGPNVLFIALLGWNVGLNAGGGSGPMAWSLGALGVAACMVGILLPSSLLTWQAARWGQRNRDKRGVRAFKQGMAPLVIGLLLATGWLLGSASGNPARDWRLWLLSLICAMLVWRTRIHLLWLLGAGALLGALGWV, encoded by the coding sequence ATGAACACGCTGCTGATTGATCTGCAGGCCCTGGACTGGCTGCACCTGTTTGCCTACTTTCTTTCCCTGTCCCTGATGGCCGTGGGCGGCGCCATTGCCACCGCGCCCGATATGCACCGCTTTCTGGTGGACGGCCAGCACTGGCTGACTGATGCCCAGTTCACCAGCTCCATCGCCATTGCTCAGGCTGCGCCCGGCCCGAACGTGCTTTTTATCGCCCTGCTGGGCTGGAATGTGGGCTTGAACGCTGGCGGCGGCAGCGGCCCCATGGCCTGGTCTCTGGGTGCGCTGGGCGTTGCCGCATGCATGGTGGGTATTTTGCTGCCCAGCTCACTGCTGACCTGGCAGGCCGCCCGCTGGGGCCAGCGCAATCGTGACAAACGCGGCGTGCGCGCCTTCAAGCAGGGCATGGCACCGCTGGTCATTGGCCTGCTGCTGGCCACGGGCTGGCTGCTGGGCAGCGCCAGCGGCAATCCGGCCAGGGACTGGCGCCTGTGGCTGCTCAGTCTGATTTGCGCCATGCTGGTGTGGCGCACCCGCATTCATCTGCTGTGGCTGCTGGGCGCTGGCGCTTTGCTGGGAGCACTGGGCTGGGTTTGA
- a CDS encoding SRPBCC family protein, whose product MSEASTTSAAVGSHKHDLLITRLIPVNPATLYRCWTEAELLKQWFVPRPWTVARAELDVRPGGQCLVVMQDPDGQEFPNPGVYLEVVANRRLVFTDAYTAGWNPAAKPFMTAIISFEPEAGQTRYTACARHWSQEAREQHLAMGFESGWNTCADQLQALAATLPA is encoded by the coding sequence ATGTCCGAAGCCAGCACCACATCTGCCGCCGTGGGAAGCCATAAGCATGACCTGCTCATCACCCGCTTGATTCCCGTCAACCCCGCAACGCTCTACCGCTGCTGGACGGAGGCCGAGCTGCTCAAGCAATGGTTTGTACCCCGCCCCTGGACAGTGGCACGGGCCGAGCTCGATGTCCGCCCTGGCGGCCAGTGCCTGGTCGTCATGCAAGACCCCGATGGCCAGGAGTTTCCTAACCCCGGCGTCTATCTGGAAGTGGTTGCCAATCGGCGGCTGGTGTTTACCGATGCCTATACCGCCGGGTGGAATCCCGCAGCCAAGCCCTTTATGACGGCCATCATCAGCTTCGAGCCTGAGGCCGGACAGACGCGCTATACCGCTTGCGCCAGACACTGGAGCCAGGAAGCCCGCGAGCAGCATCTGGCCATGGGATTTGAAAGCGGCTGGAACACCTGTGCCGACCAGCTCCAGGCACTGGCTGCCACATTGCCTGCATGA
- a CDS encoding SIR2 family NAD-dependent protein deacylase codes for MQQMEQELERVRQWVDQASRVCVLTGAGVSAESGIPTFRDDASGYWAQFKPEDMASEAGYRRDPAHVWRWYQHRRERVAQVDPNAGHRALAQWSARHAQRMTLVTQNVDGLHERAGSAGVLNLHGELMKNRWLNRRCADCDLARPSAGEPPFCPACGNLLRPAVVWFGESLPMGVWAQAEEAAEHCSLMLVVGTSGAVYPAAGLAKLARRAGARVVIINPQATELDAVADCLIQQPSALALPQIMQA; via the coding sequence ATGCAGCAGATGGAACAAGAGCTGGAACGAGTAAGGCAGTGGGTGGATCAGGCCAGTCGTGTGTGCGTGCTGACGGGCGCCGGGGTGAGTGCCGAGTCCGGCATTCCCACGTTTCGTGATGATGCATCGGGCTACTGGGCGCAATTCAAGCCCGAAGACATGGCCAGCGAAGCCGGCTACCGCCGCGACCCGGCCCATGTCTGGCGCTGGTACCAGCACCGGCGCGAGCGTGTTGCACAGGTTGATCCCAACGCCGGGCATAGGGCGCTGGCACAGTGGTCAGCCCGTCATGCACAGCGCATGACCCTGGTGACCCAGAATGTGGATGGACTGCATGAGCGGGCTGGTAGCGCAGGCGTGCTGAATCTGCATGGCGAGCTGATGAAAAACCGCTGGCTTAACCGCCGCTGCGCAGACTGCGACCTTGCGCGGCCTTCTGCGGGGGAGCCACCTTTTTGCCCTGCCTGCGGCAATTTGCTGCGTCCGGCGGTGGTGTGGTTTGGCGAGTCACTTCCCATGGGTGTCTGGGCGCAGGCGGAGGAGGCGGCCGAACATTGCAGCCTGATGCTGGTGGTGGGAACCTCGGGGGCCGTCTATCCTGCGGCAGGCTTGGCGAAGCTGGCGCGTCGTGCCGGGGCCCGGGTGGTCATCATCAACCCGCAGGCCACTGAGCTGGATGCAGTGGCGGACTGCCTCATTCAGCAGCCTTCGGCTCTGGCTTTGCCGCAGATTATGCAGGCATGA
- a CDS encoding ATP-binding protein produces MTQLITLFDMTVSDLTQNMGAAALPWGLIGLEQWQLDFANPALQTYLRQQLMPHKLTLPLHEPLMQAAEQCLKSHQEVTASLPGSGDVWHFSPVLSHGTTTALQCYVLRGNPPAPSTAAVSHTDRFEVFLDHLPYHVWIATPHGELTWLNRALTQYAYNHAQHLDLSEGVWIDLIHPDDMGTLNASLTKALITEQPTGYRLRIKQHQGQYHWFFATMAPVKSAQGQTLYWVGSNTNIDTVKQSEDRLREEMSQLQQELQRSHNQLEQAQSHLAQLQKLDIVTQLSAGVAHDMNNLLFITGLHAGLLEKKLVEPAHREHLEVIHDTIRKAGKLASQLTGFSSRKPMAPSTIDPGRLIGEMELLLNKAVGKEVDLQIQLAADLWPIHVDRMYFENSLLNLCINARDATNGQGLIVLRAENVVLQRGDHVLISVTDDGCGMDDSTLARIFEMFFTTKAPGKGAGLGLPMVKNFLNHAGGLLEVSSTPGEGSCFRLYFPRSGASAESEPVEQELATGAADETILLIEHDLEVRNAMAQVLYELGYQVTTAYRPEVALRYLSSGLKADLIISTARMPGALSVQEMDLRLQAEGRHIPILLTSSQSSDPQSDLAQSPYPLLFKPVSMPDLAQAVRRVLDAVTH; encoded by the coding sequence TTGACGCAACTCATAACTCTTTTCGACATGACCGTCTCGGACCTGACGCAGAACATGGGGGCCGCCGCACTGCCTTGGGGCCTGATTGGCCTGGAGCAGTGGCAACTGGACTTTGCCAATCCTGCACTGCAAACCTATCTGCGTCAGCAACTGATGCCACACAAGCTGACTTTGCCGCTGCATGAGCCTTTGATGCAGGCCGCCGAGCAATGTCTGAAAAGCCATCAGGAAGTCACAGCCAGCCTGCCCGGCAGCGGTGATGTCTGGCATTTCAGCCCGGTATTGAGCCACGGCACCACCACCGCATTGCAATGCTATGTGCTGCGCGGCAACCCGCCAGCCCCATCCACTGCCGCCGTGAGCCACACGGACCGGTTCGAGGTTTTTCTGGATCACCTGCCCTACCACGTCTGGATTGCCACGCCTCATGGCGAGCTGACATGGCTGAACCGCGCCCTGACCCAATATGCCTACAACCATGCGCAGCACCTGGATCTGAGTGAAGGTGTCTGGATCGATCTGATCCACCCGGATGACATGGGCACGCTCAATGCCAGCCTGACCAAGGCGCTGATTACCGAGCAGCCCACTGGCTACCGATTGCGCATCAAGCAGCATCAGGGCCAGTATCACTGGTTCTTTGCCACCATGGCACCCGTAAAAAGTGCGCAGGGCCAGACGCTGTACTGGGTAGGCTCGAACACGAATATCGATACCGTCAAACAGTCCGAAGACCGGCTGCGTGAAGAAATGAGCCAGCTGCAGCAGGAGCTGCAGCGCAGCCACAACCAGCTGGAACAGGCGCAGAGCCATCTGGCGCAGTTGCAGAAGCTGGACATCGTCACCCAGCTTTCGGCCGGCGTTGCCCACGATATGAACAATCTGCTGTTCATCACGGGCTTGCATGCAGGCCTGCTGGAAAAAAAGCTGGTGGAGCCTGCCCACCGCGAGCATCTGGAAGTCATTCACGACACCATCCGCAAGGCGGGCAAGCTGGCCTCTCAGCTCACCGGGTTCAGCAGCCGCAAGCCCATGGCTCCCAGCACCATCGATCCCGGCCGGCTGATAGGCGAGATGGAGCTGCTGCTGAACAAGGCCGTGGGCAAAGAGGTGGATCTGCAGATTCAGCTGGCCGCCGATCTGTGGCCCATTCATGTGGACCGCATGTATTTCGAGAACTCGCTGCTCAATCTGTGCATCAACGCGCGCGATGCCACAAATGGTCAGGGCCTGATCGTTCTGAGGGCAGAAAACGTCGTGCTGCAGCGCGGCGACCATGTTCTGATCAGCGTGACCGATGACGGCTGCGGCATGGATGACAGCACGCTGGCGCGCATTTTCGAGATGTTCTTTACCACCAAAGCGCCCGGCAAAGGCGCAGGGCTGGGCCTGCCTATGGTGAAAAATTTTCTCAACCATGCTGGCGGCCTGCTGGAAGTGAGCTCCACACCAGGTGAAGGCAGTTGCTTTCGCCTGTACTTTCCCCGCTCAGGCGCAAGCGCTGAAAGCGAGCCTGTCGAGCAGGAACTGGCCACTGGCGCCGCCGACGAGACCATCTTGCTCATCGAGCATGACCTGGAAGTTCGCAACGCCATGGCACAGGTGCTGTATGAGCTGGGCTATCAAGTCACCACCGCCTACCGCCCGGAAGTAGCGCTGCGCTATCTCAGCAGCGGGCTCAAGGCCGACCTCATCATCTCCACTGCGCGCATGCCCGGCGCACTGTCAGTTCAGGAGATGGACCTGCGGCTTCAGGCCGAGGGAAGGCATATCCCCATCCTGCTGACCAGCAGCCAAAGCAGCGACCCGCAAAGTGACCTGGCCCAAAGCCCCTACCCCCTGCTGTTCAAGCCTGTTTCCATGCCCGACCTGGCCCAGGCTGTACGCCGGGTGCTTGATGCAGTGACGCACTAG
- a CDS encoding cation diffusion facilitator family transporter — MASKNIESSRTVVYAALAGNLAVAVVKFIAAFITGSSAMLSEGVHSLVDTGNEVLLLYGMKRASRPRDESHPFGYGRELYFWCFIVALLVFALGACVSIYQGVHHLRHPEPMEKPMVNYIVLVASMLFEGLSWRVAWREFKHAKGMTETMKAVRDSKDPTTFVVLFEDSAALIGLLIALLGVAGSQFFDMPQLDGLASILIGLVLAGTAFLLARETKGLLMGEAATLSVRRAIVRAAYDEPGILAVNGVLTTQLGPHEVLATLSAEFDDSMTVPEIEQCIERIEAAVRKTAPDVLALFVKPQTPETWEQRASSWNTAVTAKS; from the coding sequence ATGGCAAGCAAAAACATCGAATCATCCCGCACCGTGGTCTATGCCGCGCTGGCCGGCAATCTGGCCGTGGCCGTGGTCAAGTTCATTGCGGCGTTCATCACGGGTAGTTCCGCCATGCTCAGCGAAGGCGTTCACTCGCTGGTGGATACCGGCAACGAAGTGCTGCTGCTCTACGGCATGAAACGCGCCAGCCGCCCGCGTGATGAATCGCACCCCTTTGGCTACGGGCGCGAGCTGTACTTCTGGTGCTTTATCGTGGCCTTGCTGGTGTTTGCGCTGGGCGCCTGCGTTTCCATCTATCAGGGCGTGCACCATTTGCGCCACCCCGAACCCATGGAAAAGCCCATGGTCAACTACATCGTGCTGGTTGCGTCCATGCTGTTTGAGGGCCTGTCGTGGCGGGTGGCATGGCGCGAGTTCAAACACGCCAAGGGCATGACGGAAACCATGAAAGCGGTGCGTGACAGCAAGGACCCGACGACCTTTGTCGTGCTGTTTGAAGACAGTGCTGCGCTGATCGGTCTGCTGATTGCGCTGCTGGGCGTGGCTGGAAGCCAGTTCTTTGACATGCCCCAGCTTGATGGGCTGGCCTCGATACTGATTGGCCTGGTACTGGCGGGCACCGCCTTTTTGCTGGCCCGTGAAACCAAGGGCCTGCTGATGGGCGAAGCCGCCACCCTGTCGGTGCGCCGCGCCATTGTGCGGGCGGCCTATGATGAGCCCGGAATTCTGGCCGTCAACGGCGTTCTGACCACGCAACTGGGCCCGCACGAGGTGCTGGCCACATTGAGCGCCGAATTTGATGACAGCATGACGGTGCCCGAAATTGAGCAGTGCATAGAGCGCATTGAGGCGGCAGTGCGCAAAACCGCGCCCGATGTGCTGGCGCTGTTTGTCAAGCCCCAGACGCCAGAAACCTGGGAGCAGCGGGCCAGTTCATGGAATACGGCGGTGACTGCGAAGAGCTAG
- the rlmB gene encoding 23S rRNA (guanosine(2251)-2'-O)-methyltransferase RlmB — protein MSSPKVLFGFHAVGVRLKTAPQSIVEVYFEATRRDARMRQFIERAKEAGVRLIEADAMRIAKLAGSHGHQGVAARVEEVKDTRTLDELLDDLEESGVKSPLLLVLDGVTDPHNLGACLRVADGAGVHAVIAPKDHAAGINATVAKVASGAAETVPYFMVTNLARTLKELKDRGIWIIGTSGDADKHLYQMDLTGPTALVLGAEGDGMRQLTRKTCDALVSIPMQGAVESLNVSVASGVCLYEALRQRLAATASVKA, from the coding sequence ATGTCGTCCCCCAAAGTTCTTTTCGGCTTTCACGCCGTCGGCGTGCGTCTGAAGACCGCCCCCCAATCCATCGTCGAAGTCTATTTCGAGGCTACGCGCCGCGATGCGCGCATGCGCCAGTTCATTGAGCGTGCCAAGGAGGCCGGAGTTCGCCTGATTGAAGCCGATGCCATGCGCATCGCCAAGCTGGCGGGCTCTCACGGTCACCAGGGCGTGGCTGCACGTGTGGAAGAGGTCAAGGACACCCGCACACTCGATGAGCTGCTGGACGATCTGGAGGAATCTGGCGTCAAGTCTCCGCTGCTGCTGGTGCTGGACGGTGTGACCGATCCCCACAACCTGGGCGCCTGTCTGCGTGTGGCCGATGGCGCTGGCGTGCACGCCGTGATCGCCCCCAAGGACCATGCGGCCGGCATCAACGCCACCGTGGCCAAGGTGGCCAGCGGCGCCGCAGAGACCGTGCCTTACTTCATGGTCACCAACCTGGCGCGCACGCTCAAGGAACTCAAGGACCGTGGCATCTGGATCATTGGTACCAGCGGCGACGCCGACAAGCATCTTTATCAGATGGATTTGACCGGCCCTACTGCCCTGGTGCTGGGCGCCGAGGGCGACGGCATGCGCCAGCTCACCCGCAAGACCTGCGATGCGCTGGTCAGCATCCCCATGCAGGGCGCGGTGGAAAGCCTGAACGTGTCTGTGGCCAGCGGCGTGTGCTTGTACGAAGCTCTCCGTCAGCGTTTGGCGGCGACTGCCTCGGTCAAGGCCTGA